One window of the Streptomyces sp. NBC_00259 genome contains the following:
- a CDS encoding acyl-CoA carboxylase subunit beta, which yields MTVLATALDTTSPDYTAHRTAMLAKLDALDAEHAKALAGGGEKYTARHRKRGKLLARERIELLLDPDTPFLELSPLAAWGSDYPVGASLVTGIGTVEGVECLITANDPTVRGGASNPWTLKKALRANEIAFANRLPVISLVESGGADLPSQKEIFIPGGALFRDLTRLSAAGIPTIAVVFGNSTAGGAYVPGMSDHTVMIKEQSKVFLGGPPLVKMATGEESDDESLGGAEMHARTSGLADHYAVDEHDAVRHARRIVARLNHRKAHPGPSVPAEAPKYDEDELLGIVPEDLKTPFDPREVIARIVDGSDFDEFKPLYGTSLVTGWARLHGRPVGVLANAQGVLFSAESQKAAQFIQLANQRDIPLVFLHNTTGYMVGKEYEQGGIIKHGAMMINAVSNSKVPHLSVLMGASYGAGHYGMCGRAYDPRFLFAWPSAKSAVMGPQQLAGVLSIVARASAAAKGQPYDDEADAGLRAMVEQQIETESLPMFLSGRLYDDGVIDPRDTRTVLGLCLSAIHTAPVEGARGGFGVFRM from the coding sequence ATGACCGTTCTCGCCACAGCGCTCGACACCACGTCCCCCGACTACACCGCCCACCGCACCGCGATGCTCGCCAAGCTGGACGCGCTCGACGCCGAGCACGCCAAGGCACTCGCCGGCGGCGGCGAGAAGTACACGGCCCGGCACCGGAAGCGGGGCAAGCTGCTCGCCCGTGAGCGCATCGAGCTCCTTCTCGATCCGGACACACCGTTCCTGGAGCTGTCGCCGCTCGCCGCCTGGGGGAGCGACTATCCCGTCGGGGCCTCCCTCGTCACCGGCATCGGCACGGTCGAGGGCGTCGAGTGCCTGATCACGGCCAACGACCCGACCGTACGCGGCGGAGCCAGCAACCCCTGGACCCTGAAGAAGGCGCTGCGCGCGAACGAGATCGCGTTCGCCAACCGCCTCCCCGTCATCAGCCTCGTCGAGTCCGGCGGCGCCGACCTCCCCTCCCAGAAGGAGATCTTCATCCCGGGCGGGGCCCTCTTCCGCGACCTCACCCGGCTCTCCGCCGCCGGCATCCCGACCATCGCCGTCGTCTTCGGCAACTCCACCGCCGGCGGTGCGTACGTCCCCGGCATGTCGGACCACACGGTCATGATCAAGGAGCAGTCGAAGGTCTTCCTCGGCGGACCGCCGCTGGTGAAGATGGCCACCGGCGAGGAGAGCGACGACGAGTCCCTCGGCGGCGCCGAGATGCACGCCCGTACGTCCGGGCTCGCCGACCACTACGCCGTCGACGAGCACGACGCCGTCCGCCACGCCCGCCGTATCGTCGCGCGGCTCAACCACCGCAAGGCGCACCCCGGGCCGTCCGTCCCGGCCGAGGCCCCGAAGTACGACGAGGACGAGCTCCTCGGCATCGTCCCCGAGGACCTGAAGACCCCCTTCGACCCGCGCGAGGTCATCGCCCGGATCGTCGACGGCTCGGACTTCGACGAGTTCAAGCCGCTGTACGGGACGAGCCTGGTCACCGGCTGGGCGCGGCTGCACGGCCGTCCCGTCGGGGTCCTCGCCAATGCGCAGGGCGTGCTGTTCAGCGCCGAGTCGCAGAAGGCCGCGCAGTTCATCCAGCTCGCCAACCAGCGGGACATCCCCCTGGTCTTCCTCCACAACACCACCGGCTACATGGTCGGCAAGGAGTACGAGCAGGGCGGCATCATCAAGCACGGCGCGATGATGATCAACGCGGTGTCGAACTCGAAGGTCCCGCACCTGTCCGTCCTCATGGGCGCGTCGTACGGCGCCGGGCACTACGGCATGTGCGGGCGGGCGTACGACCCGCGTTTCCTCTTCGCCTGGCCCAGCGCCAAGTCCGCCGTCATGGGACCCCAGCAGCTCGCGGGGGTGCTGTCGATCGTGGCCCGCGCGTCCGCCGCGGCGAAGGGGCAGCCGTACGACGACGAGGCCGACGCCGGTCTGCGCGCGATGGTCGAGCAGCAGATCGAGACGGAGTCGCTGCCGATGTTCCTTTCCGGGCGGCTCTACGACGACGGCGTCATCGACCCGCGCGACACCCGCACCGTCCTCGGGCTGTGCCTGTCGGCGATCCACACGGCACCGGTCGAGGGCGCGCGCGGCGGCTTCGGCGTCTTCCGGATGTGA
- a CDS encoding acetyl/propionyl/methylcrotonyl-CoA carboxylase subunit alpha, which translates to MIQSVLVANRGEIACRVFRTCRELGVATVAVYSDPDAGALHVREADAAVRLPGATPAETYLRGDLIVKAALAAGADAVHPGYGFLSENAGFAREVIDAGLVWIGPPPEAIEAMASKTRAKELMGIAPLAVDGLGEDDLPVLVKAAAGGGGRGMRVVRELADLEGEVEAARAEALSAFGDGEVFVEPYVEGGRHVEVQILADAHGTVWALGTRDCSLQRRHQKVVEEAPAPGLGPELTATLEEMAVRAARATDYRGAGTVEFLVVGERAHFLEMNTRLQVEHPVTEEVFGVDLVALQLQVAEGARLPGDPPPARGHAVEARLYAEDPARAWSPQTGPLHALSFPTGPPSNAGDGVPRTRVDAGYAEGDRIGVHYDAMIAKVVVWAPTREEAVRRLAADLGRGRVHGPVTNRELLVRSLRHPEFVTARMDTGFFDRHLPELTAAGGDEDVAAVAAALADAAARTGAGVGGWRNLPSQPQVKRYAGRDGEYEVRYRPTRGGGMEVEDLPAVRVVRFAPHAVRLEVDGVEREFPVTRHGDRVYVGNTALTVLPRFPDPTAQREPGSLLAPMPGTVVRVADGLAPGATVTAGQPLIWLEAMKMEHRISAPASGTLTALHAAPGRQVEVGALLAVVQAVPAVQAAEAAVQEEPAS; encoded by the coding sequence GTGATCCAGTCAGTTCTTGTCGCGAACCGGGGCGAGATCGCCTGCCGGGTCTTCCGCACCTGCCGTGAGCTGGGCGTCGCGACCGTCGCGGTGTACTCGGACCCGGACGCGGGAGCGCTGCACGTACGGGAGGCCGACGCGGCCGTACGCCTTCCGGGCGCGACCCCTGCCGAGACGTATCTGCGCGGCGACCTGATCGTGAAGGCGGCGCTCGCCGCGGGCGCGGACGCCGTCCACCCCGGCTACGGATTCCTCTCCGAGAACGCCGGCTTCGCCCGCGAGGTGATCGACGCGGGCCTGGTGTGGATCGGCCCGCCCCCGGAGGCCATCGAGGCCATGGCGTCCAAGACGCGCGCCAAGGAACTCATGGGGATCGCGCCGCTCGCCGTGGACGGGCTCGGCGAGGACGACCTGCCGGTCCTGGTCAAGGCGGCGGCGGGCGGCGGCGGGCGCGGTATGCGCGTCGTACGCGAACTGGCCGACCTGGAAGGGGAGGTGGAGGCGGCGCGGGCCGAGGCGCTGAGCGCCTTCGGGGACGGTGAGGTCTTCGTCGAGCCGTACGTCGAAGGCGGCCGCCATGTCGAGGTGCAGATCCTCGCCGACGCGCACGGCACCGTGTGGGCGCTCGGCACCCGCGACTGCTCCCTTCAGCGCCGCCACCAGAAGGTCGTCGAGGAGGCGCCGGCTCCGGGGCTCGGCCCGGAACTCACCGCCACGCTGGAGGAGATGGCGGTCCGCGCGGCCCGCGCGACGGACTACCGCGGCGCGGGCACGGTCGAGTTCCTGGTCGTCGGCGAGCGGGCCCACTTCCTGGAGATGAACACCCGCCTCCAGGTCGAGCACCCCGTCACCGAGGAAGTGTTCGGCGTCGACCTCGTGGCCCTCCAGCTCCAGGTCGCCGAGGGAGCCCGCCTTCCAGGCGACCCGCCGCCTGCCCGGGGCCACGCCGTGGAGGCGCGCCTCTACGCCGAGGACCCGGCACGGGCCTGGTCCCCCCAGACGGGCCCGCTGCACGCGCTGTCCTTCCCCACCGGCCCGCCGTCGAACGCGGGCGACGGGGTTCCCCGGACCCGGGTCGACGCCGGGTACGCCGAGGGGGACCGGATCGGGGTGCACTACGACGCGATGATCGCGAAGGTCGTCGTATGGGCGCCCACGCGGGAGGAGGCCGTGCGGCGGCTCGCGGCGGATCTGGGGCGGGGGCGCGTGCACGGGCCCGTGACCAACCGGGAGCTGCTCGTACGGTCCCTGCGGCACCCCGAGTTCGTCACCGCGCGGATGGACACCGGCTTCTTCGACCGGCATCTGCCGGAGCTGACCGCCGCCGGGGGCGACGAGGACGTCGCGGCGGTCGCGGCCGCCCTCGCCGACGCCGCGGCGCGCACCGGCGCGGGCGTCGGCGGCTGGCGCAACCTCCCCTCGCAGCCGCAGGTGAAGCGCTACGCCGGCCGGGACGGCGAGTACGAGGTGCGCTACCGGCCCACCCGCGGCGGCGGCATGGAGGTCGAGGACCTTCCCGCTGTACGGGTCGTCCGGTTCGCCCCGCACGCCGTACGGCTCGAAGTGGACGGTGTGGAACGCGAGTTCCCCGTCACGCGCCACGGTGACCGCGTGTACGTCGGGAACACCGCCCTGACCGTGCTGCCCCGCTTCCCCGACCCCACCGCCCAGCGTGAACCCGGCTCGCTGCTCGCGCCCATGCCCGGCACCGTCGTCCGCGTCGCCGACGGTCTGGCGCCCGGCGCGACGGTCACCGCCGGACAACCCCTCATCTGGCTGGAGGCGATGAAGATGGAGCACCGGATCTCCGCTCCCGCCTCCGGCACGCTCACCGCGCTCCACGCCGCCCCCGGCCGCCAGGTCGAGGTCGGCGCCCTTCTCGCCGTCGTACAAGCCGTGCCAGCCGTACAAGCCGCAGAGGCCGCCGTACAGGAGGAGCCCGCATCATGA